One window of the Natrinema sp. CBA1119 genome contains the following:
- a CDS encoding dihydroneopterin aldolase family protein: MPTDTSPTDAEAACFEAGIKFGSLYHQFAGTPVSPASAASLETAIEDSIENQPHCTDVAVDILTDELEAELADSSADYTELTGRFLAVEIVVDYEGCEVVTRMEMEDGYPLMRLESVRD; this comes from the coding sequence ATGCCGACAGACACGTCACCCACGGACGCCGAGGCCGCCTGCTTCGAGGCCGGCATCAAGTTCGGCTCGCTCTACCACCAGTTCGCCGGCACGCCCGTCTCGCCGGCCAGCGCCGCGAGCCTCGAGACGGCGATCGAAGACTCGATCGAGAACCAGCCCCACTGCACCGACGTCGCCGTCGACATCTTGACCGACGAACTCGAGGCCGAACTCGCCGACTCGAGCGCCGACTACACCGAACTGACGGGCCGATTCCTCGCGGTCGAAATCGTCGTCGACTACGAGGGCTGCGAGGTCGTCACGCGCATGGAGATGGAAGACGGCTATCCGCTGATGCGACTCGAGTCCGTTCGCGACTAG